A stretch of DNA from Carettochelys insculpta isolate YL-2023 chromosome 7, ASM3395843v1, whole genome shotgun sequence:
ACCCGAGGCCCTTCCCTATAGTTTATTCAACGTGATGCTCCAAAATAGGTGAATAAATCTTTTATAAATGTTTTGTGTCACATGAAAGGACATATTCGGCTGTGGGGGGATGCATTTCATTATCAGGATGTTACCCTTATAGCCCCCCACGCTCTATTTGGTTAGGGTtgaaatgtatttaatttttgCTTCTTGACATATGTTCCTGCATTCAAAGCTCCGCCAAGGAACAGGTGGCTATGGTAAAAACGCAACGGTGCCGGCCATGGAAGTAACACTTGACGAAGTATTTACTTTTTGTTTAAGCGATTCACTTTCCCCTCCGcacagaggggctgcaggtgtTTTTCGCGCTtgcaagagaagctgctgaacgcTAAAATCAATCATGGCTCCGAATGTCACATTTCTATTAAAAGGAGCCGGCAAGCGCTTTGCACCCGCTCGTGGCGTGTAGCAAAGCCCCCTCCTTTCCGGGCACACTCCTGGGCTCCCAGCGCTGGGAAAGAAGGTTCCCCTTCTGGCCTGAGGACATCGGGGCTGCCGGGAGCCGAATGCACCCGAGCTGGGCAAGGTTTGGGGGTTGCAATCCCTGCACGCGTTTCCCTTTCCCgaggctggcaggagggggatgTGAGGAAGAAACGTGTTTCTTGAACGCAGCCCCCGTGCGGTTGTCTGGCGGGAAGCGAGctgcaaatatgaaaaaaaaaacaaaaaaatattaaTCGGCAGCGAACGCCCCTCTAGACAGCGCTGGCGAGGCGTGCGCAGCGGTGGGCTTAAATACACCCAGCCAGGCTATTTTCTAATGAAGCCACGGCTGCAGCGCGGCCAGAGTCTTTGCACAACTAAAAGTCAGGAGCACGGATCGCGGCAGGCCTGGGAGCGCAGAGCAGGTACAGGATAGACGAGATCAACACCCGATTGCAGGAGTGGCCAGTCTGGCCAAAGCAAGCGGCCccggagcaccttaaagactaacaattgcatgtgcgctttcgtgggcaagacccacttcctcgGGGGCTTCCCCACCGAAGCTCGTTGTCCGATCAATAGAAGCGTTAGTCTTCAGGGTGCCGCAGAACTGCTGGTTGTTGTTCGTGAAGCTGCCCCGGCGCTCGCTCCGAGCCTCTGGGCAAGTCTCACGGTGACCTGCCGAGGCTCGGATATTCTTGCTCCATTAGCGTCTTATTTGAAGTCTCCCTGCATCGCAGCCGGCGGGTCACCTCGCAGCGGGGTCTTTCCAGCCCCGCCTCCAGCAGTGTGCGGGGCAGCAGGATCAGAGAGgcggctgagttagtctgtagcttcaaaaacaacgagaagtcctggggcaccttctaggccgacagctattttggagcctaagctttcgtgggcgaagacccgcttcctGGGGTGCATGAGTCTGAGGAAGCGGGACTCTGCCCACGagagcttaggctccaaaatagctgtcggCCTAgaaagtgccccaggacttgttgtgggCTAGCTCCTGTTCAGCTGCGGCTGCTGGGAGGCCTGGGCAGGCGGTGGAACGGCGCCGCGGGACTCCCGGGGCCTCTCTCGAAAGAAGGGCGACTCTTCCGGCACTCACTCCGAATCAGCGAGTGCCAGGGCCCCGTTCGAACGGAAGCAACCCCGCGCAGTAGGCGTCTGCCCCGCTCCCTGCAAACCGAGCCCCCCCTTCGCAGGGCGGCAGGGGGACCACAAAGCGCCCGGCGCTTTGAGCCGAAACACGCAACCCGCTGGGCAAGAGTTACAAACgctgtttaaaatgttttatttcctttaaaaatatttacagctCTGCAATATGggctttttccttctctttacATTTGATTTGCAAGGGGCAGCGTAAGACTCAGCGGGTGGAAATTGGCCTCTAGAGTTGCAGAGCCGCAACCCAGCGCCTCGGCCTTTTCCTACCTGCTCCTGCAGATAGAGAGGCGCTCGCTGTTTGTTGTCAAGTCCCGGGAGCTCAGCCAAGCCGGCCGGGGCTGGCGGGATAACGCGCGGCAGAGCACTGGGCCAGCCTAGAAAACGAGCAACCCAACCGCGGGGCTCCAATAAATAACAGGACCGAATACACACGGTGTATGTCCGAGCATCGCAAGCGGCGCGTTTGCTTCCCCTGCGGACACAGGCGGGTGAGCGCTACCAAAGCCATCgcggctgtgcagagagagaggcTCCCCGAGTCAGTAGTCGAGCTTGTTGTAGAGGTTATAGAGAGGCAAGGCCGACAGGTTGCTGCCGGGGTAGTATAAAGGGGCTGGGAAGGCGATCGACCTGGGCACCGGCACTCTCAGAAGGGAATTGTCTCTGAACACCAGGGGCATCCCCACCAGGGTCTGAGCCGAGGCGTGGGCCATGTTGGCCGCCTCCAGTTCTGCCGAGAGTTGCCTTTTCCATTTGTTCCTGCGGTTCTGGAACCAGGTTTTCACTTGCGTCTCGGTGAGCTGCAGACTGGAGGCCAGGCAGGCGCGCTCCGAGCTGCTCAGGTAGCGCTTCATGTCGAAGGTGGACTCCAGCTGGTACACTTGGCTGCGGGAGAAAACGGTGCGCGTCTTCTTTTTGGCGGAGTGAGCCTGTCTGTCCGCTCCCTCCCGCGCTCTGTCCTCCGCCGCCGGCGGGGAGCTTGCGGCGAAGtgtttctctttctcctccttcaAGTCCTGCTGGGTCGGGGAGAGGAAGGGCGTCCGGGCCGGGGCAACCGCCGCTGCGCCTCCATTCCCCTTGGGAGCGCCTGAAGAGAGCAAACACAGCGGGGCtatgccaggagctgctgcctcccGCCAGGCCGGGGCAGAGGATACCACGGCCGGCGCCGCAGCGCccgagccaggcagggaagcccaGGCCTTTCACCGGCCCCCGGGTGCAGCTCCCAGGGCGGGATGCGAGCAGCTGCTCTCGGTCCGTTCCCGAGGCCGGGCGCTGGGTCTGGCTCGAACCTCCCCGCCCTCCCATCCCGCTTTGGAGGCGTTGCTCTCCCGGGGCTGGAGCTCGCTGCAGAGGGTAGCATCTCCCCTGGCCCCCCCAGGGCTGAGACCCAAccgccctcctcccctcccctccccagggagcGGCGGCGAACAGGTGCAAAACCCCGGTTCTCCAGCAGCCCAAACGAGCCACCGTGCGCCAGAAAAGGGGGGATAGAGACAGGGAAGGGACCGACCGCCCCGGGGATCTCTCACCCTCTGGCACCAAAGCCGGTGCAGATCCCACACCAGTTTGTCCAGGCACCAAGCaaccccccctccgccccggctGCCAAGCGGAGGCCGCGGCACGTCCCTGCCCCCGTTGGAGCAGGGCCCCCGGCTGCGGGAGACGCGGgttagctctgctggcagccggACCCTCTCCAAAGTGGCCACCCGCGCCGGGGAAACGAAGGGGCTCGCAGCACAGGCGAGAGCGCCCCGCGGGGCGCCGCGGCGCCCGTTTCCACGCGCCCTGCCTCGGTACCTGCTCCCCTGCGCCGCGCTTCCCGCGGGGGCGGACGCGCCCGGTACTCACTGAGGCACGTGAAACTGATGGGCTGGTGCTTGTGGCCGGCTTCCTTGGCGCCCTGCGCCTCCGGGCAGAAGCAGCCGGGATGTTTCCAGCTCTCCTCCGGCTCCTCTTCCTCGGAGGACACCGAGAGACTTCGCTTCCTGCCCGGCCAGGCGGCGGCGGCCTGGGAACTCGGCTCCCGGCCCCCCTCCGAGGACCCGCTGCCCAGGATGGACTGGATGGTGAAGCTGGAGATCGGAGCGGCCGCCGGGCAACACTTGCTCGCGTCGTCTTTGCTGCTCATCCTGGGCTCATaagagagaagagggagaaagcTCTCCGCTTAGCGCCgctcggggggcagggctgcgggAGCGCGGCTGCCTAGGGGGCCGGGGCGGCCTGGGGCGTGTTTTTGGCGTGTCTTTGCAGGTTTCCCTGCGCTTGCCCAGCCTGACTGCATCTCCGTCCTCGCTCAGGTCTCTCCTGCTCTCCAGGCGGCGGGGTGGCGTGGCTTCATTTGCATGGAGGTTACATCTGCCAGGGCCAATCACAGGCTGCTGGCGGCCCCGGAAAGTTTCAAACTCCTAGTCCCCCCGCAAGGCCGCTGCTTTTCGGGGGGCTGCGGGCGGGAGCAGCCGGCCGCGGGGGACGCTGCCCGGGGAAAGGCTCGCTTTAAAGCCTGCCGCTGATCGGGGTAAACCAGCCGCCAGGCAAGGCTCTGCCTGGGCGCTCCTTCCCCACCGCCTCGCGCGTCACCCTCCGCGTGGAAACGGGGCTTGAACTGATTCGGGCCGAGGCTCGGACTTAAAGCAGCGGATGGAGcctttcgggggcgggggggtttgcCCTTTTGCTCGGGCAAAGGATTGGCTCGAGTCTGCTGCCGCCCGGGCAACATTTGTGTAACGATTTAAAGACCGGTGCGGCACACAAATGACCCGGACGCTGAGTGAGTTGCTTCCTTTTCCCCCCGGCTTCCCCACTCTAAGGGAACCTGGGCTCATACCCCGCTTGCAACTGCAGCATTCCTGCACCAGAGCACCCAGCGCAGGGCTCCAGTTCTCTCCCCTGGAGCTAAAATTCCCCCGAACAGGCAAAGCTGCGAGTGGAAAAACCAAATCTCGGTTTTACTAGCGGGAGTTGAAAGGAAACCGAGCAAACTCCGCCTGGGCAGGTCCAGCTTCCAGAGAAGGTGGAAGATTTGGTTCCCTGAAGACACCGGCTTCCACTTGTCTCACCTAAGGAAGGGGGAATTCAAAGAAGCCGCCGGCTGGGTCACTCCCTGCCCGTGGTTCAGTGGGGCCCCGAATCACGCCAGAAAGGGCCCCGCTGCAGGAGCGAatcccaccccactgcttggCTCTAAAGCCTTGGCCCAGCCGAGCGGCTCCCGGGTAGTATCAGGCACACAACCAGTGGGCTCCTTTTCGGGGCAGCCCGCTCTGCCTCGCCTGAGGCTGGGAGAGATGAAAAGCCTGAGTGGGTGTGAGTGGTGTGGCGCCAAGGAGCCTAGGCAAGGCTCGTTTCATAGAGGTAGCAATGGTCGCGGGCAACCTACCCTACCAAACGCGTTCCCACGCCCCAAACGCTGCGGGTACATCTCGAGCCAGCCCCGTGGGATGTAACAGGGCTTTGTGTTGCAGCCGGATGCCTCTCACTCCCATTTGCTGCCTGTTCAGAGAGCACTTGCATGGGGATTCACTAACTTCATTGCACTCACTGGAACTGCGCGCGCAATCGCTCCAGGGCCTCGGGAGTTGCGCGTCCTCCCTCCAAGCGCGGCCATTGGAAAGGGAAGCCATCGCGTTGGAAGTCGTAAAACAACTTCCTCCAGCGGAGCACCAGGAGAGCAACGATCGTTGCGGGTTGCAACTCCCGGCTCCTTCATCCCGGTGCAGTTGCATTAGGATGGGGCGGGGGGTTACTAATTTTCAGCCTGGTACCCCGCGTGCCTTCGAGTGGGCAGAGATGAAAAACGAGCTCACCCGGGCGAGTGGGAAACCTCCCGCGATCGCAAGGCTCGCTTCAAGGTCGGATTAATGAAAGCCACTCACTTCAGGGGTCACGCTAACTTGACCAGCCCTGGCCCGAGTCTGTCTTCTCCGAGCCGCTTATAACCCCTTTCCCGTCTACCAGACAGTCAAAGGATAGAAGCGCTTGGGCCCCTCTAAAAGGAGAACCTAAGTTCGGGTTATCCTGTATCAGCTGTCGAAACCGGGGCACCCCCGAGAGGGAGCGTAGCCGAGTCAGCATCTGCGGGCGCGTTATCGCATCGGTAGCACGTTAATAGGAGGTGATGGAGTAGATGCAGATCCCGCTGCCTTCTCTCTCGGGgcggctcccccacccccggcgggGTAGCTCTGCCTAACTGCACCTCCCTTCAGTCCCTGCGTGGATCATCCAGCGAGCAGGCGCTGTGTTTTACTGTGCTCCCCAGTATTACCCCGGGAGAGTCGCCCTGGGTTTGAGGGGCACCTGTGGCGGGAAACATTTCAACCCCCATAAGACGCGGCGCATTTCAAGGTCTTAGCCAGCTTGTGAATTGCAAGTGAGAGGGAAGCAGCACGTTCCCTGCGAGGGGAACGCATCCGAGCGGCGGAAGCGTCCGCTGCCCCTagggagctgctctgctggggGCAAACGGCCGGGTAACTCTTCTCCCGTTAAGTCCCTACCTTTCCCCATAGGCTTCTTGGCCCGTGGATGGGCTCACCCCACGTTGTTTTCGATCCGACTTATGGTGGGCCTTTCATCTAGGGGAAAGAAGCCCGGGTCTTCTGCCGCCGGCTAACTGCACATCACCCAAACACAAGAGCGACACAGTCAACGCTGTGGCCCGGGCGGGGACTCGAACCCTTTACCTCAGTGTTACCGGCGCCAGGGTCTAGCCGGTTGAGCTTACCAGCTACTTCGCTTTGGCAGCGTGCAGCCTAACAGGGCTATTTCCcaggagagagaaggaaatgaTCTGCTCTATCTTCCGGTCACCTATACCGGGGCCTGGAGCTTCCATCTCTTGGCTCTTTTAATAATATGTTTGTTCCCCTCTTCaaaattaaacacaaaaaatCAAATCCGGgcgtgggctggggggagagggaaagagacgGAAATACACaaatcaataaagacaaatgtcaAGAcgttttaaaatgacattttcattAACTCCAAGTCACTGTATTATGTCTGCTATATTGAATAAGGGACTTATAATATAATTATGTATAGCGAGATGACGACTGTTACCCAGACCAGCTGCATAATCTTTAACTACTTAACTACTTGATAGACTCATTAACGGGCTAATTGATTAGGAAAAGTGTTCCAACTCGTCTCCCTGCGAGGGGCAGGTGCTGTCCTGCTTTACCACATTAACCTTTTCAGTGCTTTTCAACAGGGTCGAGACACATTACAAATGGTCAGCTTTAATCATGATGTCAGCTCATTAACCCGGAAAGACCCCGCGCTGAAATGCGATTGAAGAAACCGTCCTTCGTTCAGCTCtgaggcccctgccccagccccggcccggccACGCTCCACCCGGAGAGAAATGGCAACTTTCCTGGAAGTTTCCCGACAGGCTCCCCAGAAGAGGGGTTACCCCGCTCGCCCAGAAGACGAGCCGCAGTCGGTTCTACACGCGGGCGGCCAGCAAGTGAGAGGACCCAGCATCGGAACTGGGAGAACTTGGTCCTCTGGAAACGCCCCTTTGTGCGTGTGAACAAACCACAGAGAGTTCACACGAGCGCGCTGGGAAAAGGAGTCTCGCTAGATGGGTTCCTTGCCTGCTGTCCCGGGGAGTGGGCTGGAGCCGGGCAGAGACGAAAGGGGAGGGCGGGCTGGGAAGGGAACAGTCAGCttctcccctgcccagcctggaggAAAAGGAGCGGGATGGCTGCAGGTCAGCTCCCCGCTCTCCTTGACTTTAAGaggggcaggatcaggccctaggcTGACTCCCGACGACCTGGAaaaagcggggggaggggagagttaaAAAGGGGCCTCAGGGGAGCTCTGTAAGTTCCCCTCAGTCAAAGTCCCGAGaagctgcagcccccgcccccggggggcAACTGCTCTAAGCCATGGGCCTGCTGGGAGGGACCCCCAAGCGCCGTTAGGAGACCGCAGAAAGATCTGCTGCCTCCGGGTTTcgcagtgacctggggaagggtcCCAGCCTCGCGCATCCCCTGGGCTGGTGCAGAAAGGAACCGCGGGGCCTTTGCGCTTGTGAATTGCCCGCTCTGAACCCCAAGGCCACCCAGGGTGCCGTTTGCTCCCGCTCTGTGCCAGGGACTGGTCTGCCAGTGCTCCTGATGTTTGAGAACAGCTGGAGCGGAGGAGACGCGACTGCCCTCCCTCAACCAGACCCGCTAGGAGAGTGCGCCTGCAGGGGGAAGCGTTACTGGGGCCATCCAAAGCCCAGGGCCTTCTCCGGCTGGCAGAGGAAGACGGGGCAGGGTGGCAGATCCTATTGTTCCGCCGGCTTCGGGGGAGTGACAAAGCGCCCAGCGCCGTCATTTCAAGCCCCCGCCGAGTTACAGCGAGGCATATGCTCACCTAGGGC
This window harbors:
- the HMX2 gene encoding homeobox protein HMX2 — protein: MSSKDDASKCCPAAAPISSFTIQSILGSGSSEGGREPSSQAAAAWPGRKRSLSVSSEEEEPEESWKHPGCFCPEAQGAKEAGHKHQPISFTCLSAPKGNGGAAAVAPARTPFLSPTQQDLKEEKEKHFAASSPPAAEDRAREGADRQAHSAKKKTRTVFSRSQVYQLESTFDMKRYLSSSERACLASSLQLTETQVKTWFQNRRNKWKRQLSAELEAANMAHASAQTLVGMPLVFRDNSLLRVPVPRSIAFPAPLYYPGSNLSALPLYNLYNKLDY